The following proteins are co-located in the Maridesulfovibrio sp. genome:
- the rlmB gene encoding 23S rRNA (guanosine(2251)-2'-O)-methyltransferase RlmB: MKKTTREDDNTIIAGRKPVQELLLDSPERIDLLYLQKGRQDKNFERTIQRCKKHGIKYKIADKAELGRIFSGNHQGIIARVAALPFADYDDILENLADAPLPLLVVLDQVQDPGNVGVLARSLYALGGAGIATAKHGGAFLGPAAIKASAGALNKLPVARVNNISQALDKAIEMGINVYGAGLADDSSSAYTAEIHTPAILVLGNEEKGIRFNVEKRCQKLIHIPFRRDFDSLNVAQAGAMLISEFARRLG; this comes from the coding sequence ATGAAAAAAACGACCAGAGAAGACGACAATACCATCATAGCGGGCCGTAAACCGGTCCAGGAGCTGCTTTTAGACTCTCCAGAGAGGATTGACCTGCTTTACCTGCAAAAAGGGCGTCAGGACAAAAATTTCGAGCGCACTATCCAGCGTTGTAAAAAACACGGCATCAAATACAAAATTGCCGACAAAGCAGAACTGGGACGTATATTTTCCGGTAACCATCAGGGAATAATTGCCCGTGTAGCAGCGCTGCCCTTTGCCGACTACGACGATATACTGGAGAATCTTGCTGATGCCCCGCTGCCCCTGCTTGTAGTCCTTGATCAAGTTCAAGACCCCGGCAACGTGGGAGTATTGGCCCGATCACTCTACGCACTGGGCGGAGCCGGAATTGCAACTGCCAAGCACGGCGGTGCATTCCTCGGACCGGCAGCAATTAAAGCGAGTGCGGGGGCATTGAACAAACTTCCGGTGGCACGGGTAAACAACATTTCCCAAGCTCTCGACAAAGCCATCGAAATGGGGATCAATGTTTACGGAGCAGGATTGGCCGATGACTCTTCATCCGCCTACACAGCTGAAATCCACACCCCGGCTATCCTTGTCCTCGGCAATGAGGAAAAAGGAATCCGCTTCAATGTGGAAAAACGTTGCCAGAAACTTATCCACATCCCCTTCCGCCGGGACTTCGATTCACTGAACGTCGCACAGGCAGGAGCCATGCTGATCAGTGAATTTGCCAGACGTTTAGGCTAA
- the fliO gene encoding flagellar biosynthetic protein FliO, which produces MPNATATAFIAPESGLGSVLKMSAALFFILAMLLLAYYFLRRLNIGGSFPGARKGVLEIVDRLPLSPRQNITVVRYRDREIVVGVTQDNITLLQARDEGHAKIDSDFAGYLEKERSGSSDS; this is translated from the coding sequence TTGCCTAACGCAACGGCCACCGCATTTATTGCACCTGAGTCCGGGCTTGGGTCTGTGCTCAAGATGTCGGCAGCGCTTTTTTTTATTCTGGCAATGCTGCTGCTGGCGTATTATTTCTTGCGCCGCTTGAATATCGGGGGATCTTTTCCCGGTGCCAGAAAAGGTGTGCTGGAAATTGTGGACCGGCTTCCGCTGAGTCCGCGCCAGAATATTACTGTGGTCAGGTATCGCGACCGGGAAATCGTGGTCGGTGTTACTCAGGATAATATTACTCTGCTCCAAGCAAGGGATGAAGGGCATGCAAAGATTGATTCCGACTTTGCCGGATATCTTGAAAAAGAACGTTCCGGCTCTTCTGACTCTTAG
- the fliQ gene encoding flagellar biosynthesis protein FliQ → MTPEFVIGFAKQSIELALTLALPMLMVGLVVGIFVSVIQAATQIQEMTLTFVPKIVSMFLALLFAFPWIMDKMIDFTRNIFLNLPNYIK, encoded by the coding sequence ATGACCCCTGAATTTGTTATCGGATTTGCTAAGCAATCAATTGAACTGGCACTGACGCTGGCTCTGCCCATGCTTATGGTCGGGCTTGTTGTGGGTATTTTTGTATCCGTAATTCAGGCGGCTACCCAGATTCAGGAAATGACCCTGACCTTTGTTCCGAAGATTGTTTCCATGTTTTTGGCACTGCTTTTCGCCTTTCCGTGGATTATGGATAAAATGATTGATTTTACACGCAATATTTTTCTAAATCTGCCCAATTATATCAAATAG
- the fliN gene encoding flagellar motor switch protein FliN, which yields MMSDDLDQDKLAQEWADALTDDSAGGDPLGGDPGDGNDEALADEWAAALAEQDDTGVTDDEALANEWAAALGEQGDEGGGDLDLGGGGGGDDALADEWAAALAEDTGDDIRKEKEQEFLRTQTRDADFKDLTNEAKNPRHDGSRRDLDFILDIPLDVSAELGRAKMLINELLQLGTGSVVELTKLAGEPLEIYVNGKLVARGEAVVINEKFGIRLTDIISPIERVKHLA from the coding sequence ATGATGTCAGATGATCTTGATCAGGATAAACTAGCGCAGGAGTGGGCGGACGCACTCACTGACGATTCCGCAGGTGGTGACCCTCTGGGCGGTGATCCCGGTGACGGTAATGATGAGGCTTTAGCCGATGAGTGGGCTGCCGCGCTGGCTGAACAGGATGATACCGGAGTCACTGATGATGAGGCCCTTGCCAATGAATGGGCTGCTGCTCTTGGCGAGCAGGGTGATGAAGGTGGCGGCGATTTGGATCTCGGCGGCGGTGGCGGCGGAGATGATGCCCTTGCTGATGAATGGGCTGCTGCTCTTGCTGAAGACACCGGCGATGACATCCGCAAGGAAAAGGAACAGGAATTTCTGCGTACCCAGACCCGGGATGCTGATTTCAAAGACCTGACCAATGAAGCTAAGAATCCGCGTCATGACGGTTCAAGGCGTGACCTTGATTTTATCCTCGATATTCCGCTGGATGTTTCCGCTGAACTTGGCCGGGCCAAGATGCTCATCAACGAGCTTCTGCAATTGGGAACCGGTTCTGTAGTTGAATTGACCAAGCTGGCCGGGGAACCTCTTGAAATTTATGTTAACGGTAAATTGGTAGCCCGTGGCGAAGCTGTTGTTATTAACGAGAAATTCGGTATCAGGCTGACTGATATCATCAGCCCCATTGAACGGGTGAAGCACCTTGCCTAA
- the fliP gene encoding flagellar type III secretion system pore protein FliP (The bacterial flagellar biogenesis protein FliP forms a type III secretion system (T3SS)-type pore required for flagellar assembly.) — MQRLIPTLPDILKKNVPALLTLSAIFLLLIPAAAFAQETVPTLTLNLAAGQEEPEQVAKLLEILFLLTVLGMAPSILLTMTSFTRIIIVFHFLRQAMGTQQMPPNQILASLAIFMTVVIMMPTGKAINDSALQPYLNEEIGFNEAIDRAQVPIRTFLFKHTREKDLSIFYSITGEKRPETKEDVNTMLLIAAYTISELKTGFTIGFLIYVPFLILDMVIASILLAMGMMMLPPAMVSLPFKILLFIMVDGWSLLTGSIVNTFQ, encoded by the coding sequence ATGCAAAGATTGATTCCGACTTTGCCGGATATCTTGAAAAAGAACGTTCCGGCTCTTCTGACTCTTAGCGCAATTTTTCTGCTGCTGATTCCGGCAGCAGCTTTTGCACAGGAGACAGTACCTACACTTACGCTCAATCTTGCTGCCGGACAGGAAGAACCGGAGCAGGTAGCCAAGCTGTTGGAAATCCTGTTCCTGCTCACTGTTCTGGGCATGGCTCCGTCTATTCTGCTGACCATGACTTCCTTTACTCGGATCATCATTGTCTTTCATTTTTTGCGCCAGGCCATGGGAACGCAGCAGATGCCTCCCAACCAGATTCTGGCCTCACTTGCCATCTTCATGACCGTGGTCATCATGATGCCTACCGGAAAGGCTATCAATGATTCAGCTCTTCAGCCTTACCTCAACGAGGAAATCGGTTTTAACGAGGCTATTGACCGCGCTCAGGTTCCTATCCGCACATTTCTGTTTAAGCATACCAGAGAGAAAGACCTCTCCATTTTTTATTCCATTACCGGGGAAAAACGGCCGGAAACCAAAGAGGACGTCAATACTATGCTCCTCATTGCGGCCTACACCATCAGTGAGTTGAAGACCGGGTTTACCATCGGCTTTCTGATTTATGTGCCGTTCCTGATCCTCGATATGGTTATCGCCAGTATCCTGCTGGCTATGGGTATGATGATGCTGCCCCCGGCAATGGTTTCGTTGCCGTTTAAAATTTTACTGTTTATCATGGTTGACGGCTGGTCGCTTTTGACAGGATCCATCGTTAACACGTTCCAGTGA
- the era gene encoding GTPase Era, producing MSEYKFGWVALIGPPNAGKSTLMNHYLGQKVAIVSPKPQTTRNRISGILSDENSQVVFLDTPGIHRMRGKMNRFLLDSAWEALGNADAIVVLFDAALYAAKPHLMEQELAPVVKPVNQSRKKLFVAVNKVDKVKDKALLLPVMEKAQELWPDAEFIPVSALKGDGADVLLEKVIETLPEGPPMFPEDQVSTVPMRFMAAETVREKLFMSLQQELPYSTAVEIEFWTEEPDRNLVNIGAIIYTTKKNHKGMIIGKGGQNLKKIGTQARRELEDMLEMKVMLELWVKVREGWTEDVGFLRSLGLGE from the coding sequence ATGTCTGAATATAAATTTGGCTGGGTTGCTTTGATCGGCCCGCCCAACGCTGGTAAGTCCACTCTTATGAACCACTATCTGGGCCAGAAGGTGGCAATTGTATCACCTAAACCCCAGACCACACGTAACCGTATCAGCGGTATTCTGAGCGATGAAAATTCACAGGTTGTCTTTCTGGACACCCCCGGCATCCACCGCATGCGCGGCAAGATGAACCGTTTTCTGCTCGATTCAGCCTGGGAAGCTCTGGGCAACGCGGATGCCATTGTGGTTCTTTTCGATGCGGCTCTTTACGCTGCTAAACCGCACCTGATGGAACAGGAACTGGCTCCGGTTGTTAAACCCGTGAACCAGTCTCGCAAAAAGCTGTTTGTGGCAGTTAACAAGGTTGATAAGGTCAAGGATAAAGCCCTGTTACTTCCGGTAATGGAAAAGGCGCAGGAACTTTGGCCTGACGCTGAGTTCATTCCTGTTTCTGCTTTGAAGGGCGATGGGGCGGATGTGTTGCTGGAAAAGGTCATTGAAACCCTGCCTGAAGGTCCGCCCATGTTCCCGGAAGATCAGGTTTCCACTGTACCCATGCGTTTCATGGCCGCTGAGACCGTTCGTGAAAAGCTTTTCATGAGCCTACAGCAGGAACTTCCTTACTCCACTGCGGTTGAGATTGAATTCTGGACCGAGGAACCTGATCGTAATCTAGTTAATATCGGAGCCATCATCTACACCACCAAAAAGAATCATAAAGGCATGATCATTGGTAAGGGTGGACAGAATCTGAAGAAAATCGGTACTCAGGCCAGACGCGAACTGGAAGATATGCTTGAGATGAAAGTTATGCTTGAACTCTGGGTTAAGGTGCGTGAAGGCTGGACTGAAGACGTCGGTTTCCTGCGCTCCCTTGGACTCGGTGAGTAG
- a CDS encoding LysM peptidoglycan-binding domain-containing protein: MLKSFRLIALLALFAFFAGCSAKNAQVDEAAIDAQTAAALKSEASVETEVADSGIEPLDPELEAAPQEAETLTPEEEKVLQSNNGIYFNLDEHDTKEVQQYFGFFTHKARKTFDRWLQRSEPFLPYVRQVLSENDMPQDLAMLPFAESGYNAWAYSRAGAAGMWQFMPFTGRKFGLRVDWWVDERRDPYKSTQAAVKYLNVLHDMFGDWYLALAAYNAGEGKIGRALKKTGSKDFFDLTKNNHKLSRRARLRTETKNYVPKFIAISKIFKNLDELGFTNINWENGIQFETVKVPGGTDLLALAKACGMKWSEFHKLNPHFRRQVSPPNAVINAYLPERVMADAADYLESPNSRPFAGYKRYKIRKGDSWYRIARRYGVPVAVLKSVNNHKSNLIKPGSYIMIPGKGSSAAVYATNTSKTRRTAQSRANYRVRQGDTLWDIASRYSVSVTTLKRANGLYSSKLKIGQKLYIPDNNASSSARSVAKAENVKQQLVKYQVRRGDNLWKIARRFGVKVSSLMEWNSLNSKSILRPGDKIKVYVQ, from the coding sequence ATGCTGAAATCGTTTCGGTTAATCGCACTTCTGGCTTTATTTGCTTTTTTTGCCGGGTGTTCTGCCAAGAACGCTCAGGTTGATGAGGCTGCAATTGATGCCCAGACAGCGGCTGCGCTGAAAAGTGAAGCCTCAGTTGAAACTGAAGTTGCCGATTCCGGGATTGAGCCTCTTGATCCTGAACTTGAAGCTGCACCGCAGGAAGCTGAAACGCTGACCCCTGAGGAAGAAAAAGTTCTTCAGTCCAACAACGGTATCTACTTCAACCTTGATGAGCACGACACCAAGGAAGTGCAGCAGTACTTCGGTTTCTTTACACATAAAGCGCGCAAGACTTTTGATCGCTGGCTGCAACGTTCCGAGCCTTTCCTGCCCTATGTGCGTCAGGTGCTTTCCGAGAATGACATGCCTCAGGATCTGGCCATGCTGCCCTTTGCTGAGAGCGGATACAATGCATGGGCTTACTCCCGTGCCGGTGCTGCAGGTATGTGGCAGTTCATGCCTTTTACAGGTCGCAAATTCGGATTGCGCGTGGACTGGTGGGTTGATGAACGCCGTGATCCATACAAATCCACTCAGGCAGCTGTAAAGTATCTAAATGTTCTGCATGATATGTTCGGTGACTGGTATCTGGCTCTTGCAGCTTACAATGCAGGTGAAGGTAAGATCGGCCGGGCCTTGAAAAAGACCGGTTCCAAAGATTTCTTCGACCTGACCAAGAACAACCACAAGCTCAGCAGAAGAGCGAGACTGCGCACTGAAACCAAGAACTACGTTCCTAAATTTATCGCTATCTCCAAGATTTTCAAAAACCTTGATGAACTCGGTTTTACCAATATCAATTGGGAAAACGGTATTCAGTTTGAGACTGTAAAGGTTCCCGGTGGAACCGACCTGCTGGCCCTTGCCAAAGCCTGCGGCATGAAATGGAGCGAGTTCCATAAACTCAACCCCCATTTCCGCAGACAGGTCAGCCCGCCCAATGCAGTTATCAATGCTTATCTGCCTGAAAGGGTCATGGCTGATGCTGCCGATTATCTTGAATCCCCAAATTCACGTCCTTTTGCAGGCTATAAACGCTACAAAATTCGTAAAGGTGATTCCTGGTATCGCATTGCCCGCCGTTACGGTGTTCCCGTGGCTGTGCTTAAGTCAGTGAATAACCACAAGTCCAACCTGATCAAGCCCGGCAGTTACATTATGATTCCGGGTAAAGGTTCATCTGCAGCAGTTTACGCAACCAATACCAGCAAAACCCGTCGTACAGCTCAGAGCAGGGCCAACTATCGCGTTCGTCAGGGTGACACTCTGTGGGATATCGCCAGTCGCTACAGTGTGAGTGTAACTACTCTCAAGCGTGCCAACGGTCTCTATTCTTCCAAGCTCAAGATCGGACAGAAGCTTTACATTCCCGATAACAACGCCAGCAGCTCAGCACGTTCTGTTGCCAAGGCTGAGAATGTGAAACAGCAGTTGGTTAAATATCAGGTACGTCGCGGTGATAACCTCTGGAAAATCGCCCGCCGTTTCGGAGTGAAAGTCTCTTCACTCATGGAATGGAACAGCCTGAATTCAAAATCAATTCTTCGTCCCGGTGACAAAATCAAGGTTTATGTCCAATAA
- a CDS encoding motility protein A: MDLGTVIGIVLSFGLVLSAILVGSSLAIFISVPSVLIVIGGTIGASLVNYPMGHVLGVVGVIKKTFFSSLESPGEIIDKFMDFANRARREGILSLEPALKSIEDDFLRKGLQLTVDGLEPQVIQEILETEIQYLENRHETGAEILKVFADFAPAMGMIGTVIGLVQMLQTMSDPSTIGPAMAVALLTTLYGAILANLVFTPMSGKLKTRSKEEILLREMVMEGIISISKGENPKIIEEKLNSFLPPKIRKITD, translated from the coding sequence ATGGATCTGGGTACAGTTATAGGAATAGTTCTCTCTTTCGGGCTTGTTCTTTCGGCTATTCTGGTCGGAAGTTCGCTGGCTATTTTTATTTCCGTGCCCTCCGTGCTGATTGTTATCGGCGGGACCATCGGAGCTTCGCTTGTTAACTATCCCATGGGCCATGTGCTTGGAGTAGTAGGGGTAATCAAAAAGACCTTTTTTTCCAGTCTTGAATCCCCGGGTGAGATTATCGATAAGTTTATGGATTTCGCTAACCGCGCCCGCCGCGAAGGTATCCTTTCCCTTGAACCTGCCTTGAAATCCATTGAAGACGATTTTCTGCGCAAAGGGCTGCAGCTTACAGTTGACGGCCTTGAGCCGCAGGTTATTCAGGAAATTCTGGAGACTGAAATCCAGTACCTTGAGAACCGGCATGAAACCGGAGCTGAAATTCTCAAAGTTTTCGCTGACTTTGCTCCGGCCATGGGTATGATCGGTACGGTTATCGGTCTGGTACAGATGCTTCAGACCATGAGTGACCCAAGTACCATTGGTCCTGCAATGGCTGTTGCGCTGCTGACTACACTTTACGGCGCGATTCTGGCCAACCTTGTTTTCACGCCTATGTCGGGTAAGCTCAAGACCCGCAGCAAGGAGGAAATCCTTCTCCGGGAAATGGTTATGGAAGGCATTATCTCAATTTCCAAAGGTGAAAACCCCAAAATTATCGAGGAGAAGCTGAATAGCTTCCTGCCTCCAAAAATACGTAAGATTACGGATTAA
- a CDS encoding OmpA family protein, which yields MGRDKVKKPPDPGGGWLVTFSDLVTLLLTFFVLLLSMASMDQSFITRVTIMPAELGFLDKRGSGRVTAKVKLVSEFLERPWEVLEKQNRIKDLLFPDDVLPPDMDRATLDENLKVLARPEGVALVLTDKLMFPLGKSELDERAKILLYQLVPVLDYLGSADVNIAGYTDDVGGMRPSNFRLSGERAMAVLTYFVEQGIMNDRLTVSACGPTFPLYSNTTPEGRAQNRRVEILIKTTPPMGGY from the coding sequence ATGGGTCGTGATAAAGTAAAAAAGCCACCGGATCCGGGCGGGGGATGGCTGGTAACCTTCTCAGATTTGGTTACCCTGCTTTTGACTTTTTTTGTGCTCTTGCTAAGTATGGCTTCAATGGACCAGAGTTTTATCACTCGGGTTACCATTATGCCTGCGGAACTCGGTTTCCTGGATAAGAGAGGTTCAGGGCGGGTGACAGCCAAGGTGAAGCTGGTCAGTGAATTTCTTGAGCGACCTTGGGAAGTTCTGGAAAAACAGAATCGTATCAAGGATTTGCTTTTTCCGGATGATGTTTTGCCGCCGGACATGGATCGGGCCACTCTTGATGAGAACCTGAAGGTTCTTGCAAGACCTGAAGGTGTGGCGTTGGTGCTGACGGATAAGCTCATGTTTCCCCTTGGGAAGTCTGAACTTGACGAGAGGGCAAAAATACTGCTTTACCAATTGGTTCCGGTACTTGATTATCTTGGTTCTGCTGATGTTAATATTGCCGGATATACTGATGATGTGGGTGGCATGAGGCCGTCTAACTTTCGGTTATCTGGGGAGCGGGCCATGGCCGTGCTTACATATTTTGTGGAGCAGGGTATAATGAATGACAGGTTGACAGTTTCCGCTTGCGGGCCGACTTTTCCGTTGTACAGCAACACGACGCCGGAAGGACGAGCCCAGAACAGGCGGGTTGAAATATTGATAAAGACGACTCCCCCAATGGGGGGCTATTAG
- a CDS encoding YggS family pyridoxal phosphate-dependent enzyme, translating into MSNREKELIENISEVKEEVAQACLRAGRKPEDVTVMAVSKLHAASDIEFLYKAGHRCFGESYVQEALSKQEELSGLDIDWHFIGGLQSKKAKQVAGKFSAIHSVDSSKLAGLLNKKAEDLDVVQNILIQVNTACEDQKCGVTEETLPALVEEIQGYKNLKLTGLMALPPFFGDSEGARPYFARLRMLSEGMEKLFGIKLPELSMGMTGDFRVAIEEGSTMIRVGTKIFGTRPGY; encoded by the coding sequence ATGAGTAACAGGGAAAAAGAACTTATTGAAAATATTTCAGAGGTTAAGGAAGAAGTCGCTCAGGCCTGCCTCAGGGCCGGGCGAAAACCTGAAGATGTGACCGTTATGGCGGTCTCCAAGCTTCACGCCGCCTCTGATATTGAGTTTTTGTACAAAGCTGGACACCGCTGTTTCGGGGAATCCTATGTGCAGGAAGCCCTTTCCAAGCAGGAAGAGCTGTCCGGTCTGGATATAGACTGGCATTTTATTGGCGGTCTGCAATCCAAGAAGGCCAAGCAGGTAGCCGGGAAGTTCAGTGCCATACACAGTGTGGACAGCTCCAAGCTTGCTGGACTGCTGAACAAAAAAGCTGAGGATTTGGATGTTGTTCAGAATATCCTCATTCAGGTGAATACCGCTTGTGAGGATCAGAAGTGCGGAGTGACTGAAGAGACACTCCCTGCTTTGGTTGAAGAGATCCAAGGCTATAAAAACCTTAAGCTGACCGGACTTATGGCCCTGCCGCCATTTTTCGGAGATTCGGAAGGGGCAAGGCCTTATTTTGCAAGGCTGCGTATGCTTTCCGAAGGTATGGAAAAGCTTTTCGGAATCAAGCTGCCGGAACTTTCCATGGGTATGACCGGGGATTTCCGGGTCGCTATTGAGGAAGGTTCCACCATGATCAGGGTAGGGACCAAGATTTTCGGCACCAGACCGGGATACTAA
- a CDS encoding flagellar motor protein MotB: protein MGRKKKPPDPEGQPLWLITFSDLMTLMLTFFVLLVSMSVVDERRKLVVLGSIIGTFGFGTKGYDVLSDTQSRKTVQIGPMELQEGLEPIKPLLWEFAEEDLRFESNRFVHILSIGADVLFTPDSTNISLEGTRILDTVLPVLKNVKHPILVAGHTSILRDELGEDYRVEDRDLTPDISWKLSLNRSLAVYNYLIRNGMNPEMIKMEAFGKFRPRHPNSTPEGRKMNRRVDLVLDTRSSAVSKEIKEYQPPRKEEDKFKFDDFVFPIGDAEKPPKGQ, encoded by the coding sequence ATGGGTAGGAAGAAGAAGCCGCCTGATCCGGAGGGCCAGCCTTTATGGCTGATTACCTTCAGTGACCTCATGACCCTGATGCTCACCTTTTTTGTACTACTGGTGAGTATGTCAGTTGTTGATGAACGCCGTAAGCTTGTGGTTCTTGGTTCAATTATCGGTACTTTCGGTTTTGGAACCAAGGGTTATGATGTTCTTTCCGACACTCAGTCCCGCAAGACTGTTCAGATCGGTCCTATGGAGTTGCAGGAGGGCCTTGAGCCTATCAAGCCTTTGCTCTGGGAATTTGCGGAAGAAGATTTGCGTTTTGAATCAAATCGGTTTGTGCATATTCTTTCCATCGGGGCCGATGTCCTCTTCACTCCGGACAGTACCAATATTTCACTTGAAGGTACACGCATCCTCGATACTGTTCTTCCTGTTTTGAAAAATGTTAAGCATCCTATCCTCGTTGCCGGGCATACTTCTATCCTGCGCGATGAATTGGGTGAGGATTACCGGGTGGAAGACCGGGATCTGACTCCTGATATTTCTTGGAAGCTTTCGTTGAACAGGTCACTTGCTGTTTATAATTACCTGATCCGCAATGGCATGAATCCGGAGATGATTAAGATGGAGGCTTTCGGTAAATTCAGGCCCCGCCATCCCAACTCAACTCCTGAAGGGCGCAAGATGAACCGCAGGGTAGATCTTGTTCTTGATACTCGTAGCTCGGCTGTTTCCAAGGAAATTAAGGAGTATCAGCCTCCGCGTAAGGAAGAGGATAAATTCAAGTTTGATGATTTTGTCTTCCCCATCGGTGATGCCGAAAAACCGCCTAAAGGCCAGTGA
- the fliL gene encoding flagellar basal body-associated FliL family protein: protein MADEGQEPKKKGGMLKWIILILLLAILGGGGFFAYKKFFAAQPEDAVEEPKDNQAAEGEDPGTLPGDGFTVTLPTFVVNLADPLGRRYLKLGIDVEVVSEEAVAELSKKEPMVKDTLILLLSSKTYQDLSTMESKILLKKEIVDRLNQILGGSKVLQVYFTDMVIQ from the coding sequence ATGGCAGATGAAGGTCAGGAACCGAAAAAGAAAGGCGGAATGCTGAAGTGGATAATTCTTATCCTGCTTCTTGCTATACTTGGTGGCGGTGGTTTTTTCGCCTACAAGAAATTTTTTGCCGCCCAGCCTGAAGATGCTGTGGAAGAACCTAAGGATAATCAGGCTGCCGAGGGCGAAGATCCGGGAACACTTCCCGGTGACGGTTTTACCGTAACCCTGCCTACTTTTGTTGTTAACCTTGCTGACCCTCTCGGGCGTAGATATCTTAAGCTCGGGATTGATGTTGAGGTTGTAAGCGAAGAGGCCGTGGCGGAGCTTTCCAAAAAAGAACCTATGGTCAAGGATACGCTTATCCTGCTGCTTTCCAGCAAGACCTATCAGGACCTTTCGACAATGGAGAGCAAGATTCTGCTGAAAAAGGAAATTGTGGACCGGCTGAACCAGATTCTGGGCGGCTCTAAGGTTTTACAGGTATATTTTACGGATATGGTTATCCAGTAG